One genomic region from Leptolyngbyaceae cyanobacterium JSC-12 encodes:
- a CDS encoding Phycobilisome protein (IMG reference gene:2510097862~PFAM: Phycobilisome protein), whose amino-acid sequence MHTLNYTLEQNLIEADGRYLDADELQPLERYIQTYTTRLETYHQLREHSDKLVLFSLRKFANTYPELIQQHGARCKFDMSEVLRYIAIAILRDDELFFKEQMMVWLDTILLAHKRNMHCSLAYRNLQEAIAASLPAASVNLIRPYLDLILQSLQSHA is encoded by the coding sequence ATGCACACATTGAATTACACACTGGAGCAAAACCTGATAGAAGCCGATGGGCGCTATCTTGATGCTGACGAGCTTCAACCTTTGGAGCGATACATCCAGACTTATACAACCCGGCTAGAAACTTATCATCAACTTCGAGAACATAGCGATAAGCTTGTCCTGTTTTCACTACGCAAGTTTGCTAACACCTATCCAGAGTTGATTCAGCAGCACGGTGCCCGTTGCAAATTTGATATGTCAGAAGTGTTGCGATACATTGCGATCGCCATTTTGCGAGACGATGAACTCTTTTTCAAAGAGCAGATGATGGTTTGGCTGGATACAATTCTGCTGGCACACAAACGTAATATGCATTGTTCTTTGGCGTATCGCAATCTACAGGAAGCGATCGCCGCTTCTCTACCCGCTGCGTCTGTCAACTTGATTCGTCCCTACCTCGATCTGATTTTGCAATCGCTGCAATCTCACGCCTGA
- a CDS encoding Peroxiredoxin (IMG reference gene:2510097860~PFAM: AhpC/TSA family) codes for MLLRSLLSFVLGICLMLSLHLPVASATPLGEPLPKLNQPAPVFTLPTNTGDGTISLADYQGKWVVAYFYPRDFTPGCTLEARRFQEDLPKYLERNTQILGISVDDVDSHAEFCDSEGLRFPLLADEDGAVSKAYGAWLAPLSLRHTYIIDPQGTLRAIFTGVRPAIHSTEVLAKLDELQGQG; via the coding sequence ATGCTTCTTAGATCGCTTCTTAGTTTTGTATTGGGTATTTGCCTGATGCTGTCTCTCCACCTGCCTGTTGCATCTGCCACACCCCTTGGGGAACCACTCCCTAAACTAAATCAGCCAGCTCCAGTATTTACATTACCCACCAACACAGGTGATGGCACAATTTCTCTTGCTGACTACCAAGGAAAGTGGGTTGTGGCGTACTTTTATCCCCGCGACTTTACACCAGGTTGTACCTTAGAAGCTCGCCGCTTTCAAGAAGACTTGCCAAAATACTTGGAGCGAAACACTCAGATTCTTGGCATTAGTGTGGATGATGTAGACTCTCATGCTGAGTTTTGTGATTCTGAAGGGCTGAGATTTCCCTTATTAGCCGACGAAGATGGAGCTGTTAGTAAAGCTTATGGTGCCTGGTTAGCTCCGCTTTCACTGCGACACACCTACATCATTGATCCCCAAGGAACCTTGCGAGCCATCTTCACAGGTGTTCGTCCTGCGATTCACAGTACTGAAGTGTTAGCAAAGTTAGACGAATTGCAAGGACAAGGTTAA
- a CDS encoding putative RNA-binding protein containing a PIN domain (IMG reference gene:2510097861~PFAM: Protein of unknown function (DUF901)), translating into MSRSAPQAVLLVDGYNVVGCWHDLKKVRDSEGLEEARRRLVESLMNYSAYQGYDTRVVFDAQYRDCPSNREVITSYLSVCYTDFGQTADTYIEKACAAFRNDLRKFHSRLIVATSDRAQQLTVVGYGAECISAEQLANEVDSVLLQVRQKRKPVKKATGRFLAHALDPVAQKRLSDMRFGKGG; encoded by the coding sequence ATGTCACGTTCCGCACCCCAAGCAGTGTTGCTAGTGGACGGCTATAACGTCGTCGGGTGTTGGCATGACTTGAAGAAAGTCCGCGATTCGGAGGGGTTAGAAGAAGCCCGTCGTAGGTTAGTTGAGTCGCTAATGAACTACAGCGCTTACCAGGGCTATGATACACGGGTAGTATTTGATGCGCAGTATCGTGATTGCCCCAGTAATCGAGAAGTGATTACCAGTTATTTATCGGTTTGCTATACAGACTTTGGGCAAACGGCTGATACTTATATCGAGAAAGCCTGTGCAGCGTTTCGCAATGATCTGCGCAAGTTTCATTCTCGTTTGATTGTTGCTACCAGCGATCGCGCCCAGCAATTAACCGTCGTGGGCTATGGTGCAGAATGCATCTCTGCCGAACAGCTTGCTAACGAAGTAGATTCAGTTCTTTTGCAAGTGCGGCAAAAACGTAAACCTGTGAAAAAAGCGACTGGACGTTTCCTTGCCCATGCACTCGATCCAGTTGCACAGAAACGCTTATCCGACATGCGGTTTGGTAAAGGTGGTTAA